The Thamnophis elegans isolate rThaEle1 chromosome Z, rThaEle1.pri, whole genome shotgun sequence genome contains a region encoding:
- the ABHD4 gene encoding (Lyso)-N-acylphosphatidylethanolamine lipase, protein MEEDLEPSSQGWLGGWLPAWRPTSMSHLKNVESRILQCLQNRFVARYVPLPNQAKIWTISLSPQWGKGRTPLVMVHGFGGGIGLWILNLDSLSQRRPLHAFDLLGFGRSSRPPFPNDAQGAEEAFVSSIEAWREEMGIPNMILLGHSLGGFLAASYSLQYPERVKHLILVDPWGFPTRPSDPDQARTAPAWVKAVATVLGRSNPLAVLRVAGPWGPGLVQRFRPDFKQKFANFFDDDTISEYIYHCNAQTPSGEAAFKAMTESLGWARRPMLQRIHMIRRDLPITLIYGANSWIDTSTGEKVRYLRPGCYVKDMAIPRASHHVYADQPRAFNNAVEQICDSVD, encoded by the exons ATGGAAGAAGACCTTGAGCCGTC GTCCCAAGGCTGGCTAGGTGGTTGGTTGCCAGCCTGGCGGCCCACATCTATGTCCCACCTCAAGAATGTGGAATCTCGGATCCTGCAGT GCCTCCAGAACCGATTTGTGGCCCGCTACGTGCCTCTCCCGAACCAGGCCAAGATCTGGACTATCTCGCTGTCTCCACAATGGGGCAAGGGACGTACCCCTTTGGTGATGGTGCATGGCTTTGGGGGTGGCATCGGGCTCTGGATTCTCAACCTGGACTCGCTAAGCCAGCGCCGTCCCCTCCATGCCTTTGACCTCCTGGGCTTCGGACGGAGCTCTCGGCCCCCGTTCCCCAATGACGCCCAAGGGGCCGAGGAAGCCTTTGTGAGCTCTATCGAGGCCTGGCGTGAGGAGATGGGCATCCCCAACATGATCTTGCTGGGTCACAGCTTGGGCGGGTTCCTGGCGGCCTCCTACAGCTTGCAGTACCCGGAGAG GGTGAAACATCTAATCCTGGTGGATCCTTGGGGTTTCCCCACACGACCATCTGATCCAGATCAGGCCCGCACTGCTCCAGCTTGGGTCAAGGCTGTAGCTACCGTGTTGGGACGGTCCAACCCTCTGGCCGTCCTTCGAGTTGCAGGACCTTGGG GTCCTGGGCTGGTCCAGCGGTTCCGTCCAGATTTTAAGCAGAAGTTTGCCAATTTTTTTGACGATGACACCATCTCTGAATACATCTACCACTGCAATGCCCAGACGCCGAG TGGGGAGGCCGCGTTCAAGGCCATGACCGAATCCCTGGGATGGGCTCGCCGTCCCATGTTGCAACGCATCCACATGATTCGGCGTGACTTGCCCATCACCCTGATCTACGGAGCCAACTCCTGGATCGATACCAGCACTGGGGAGAAGGTCAGGTACCTACGGCCGGGATGCTACGTTAAGGACATG GCCATCCCCCGAGCCTCCCACCACGTCTACGCTGACCAACCCCGAGCCTTCAACAACGCAGTGGAACAAATCTGCGACTCTGTGGATTGA
- the DAD1 gene encoding dolichyl-diphosphooligosaccharide--protein glycosyltransferase subunit DAD1 gives MSGSTSGSAGSGASSVTSVVRRFLSEYSSGTPSRLKVLDAYLLYVMLTGALQFGYCLGVGTFPFNSFLSGFISAVGSFILGVCLRIQINPQNKGEFQGISPERAFADFLFASTILHLVVINFVG, from the exons ATGTCGGGTTCGACATCTGGTTCGGCCGGCTCCGGGGCGAGCTCGGTGACCTCCGTGGTGCGGCGCTTCCTGTCCGAGTACAGCAGCGGGACGCCGAGCCGCCTGAAAGTGCTCGACGCCTATCTGCTCTACGTCATGCTGACGGGGGCCTTGCAGTTCGGCTACTGCCTCGGCGTCGGCACCTTCCCCTTCAATTCTTTCCTCTCGGGCTTCATCTCGGCTGTGGGCAGCTTCATCCTGGGCG tttgcTTGAGGATTCAAATCAACCCACAGAACAAGGGAGAATTTCAAGGAATCTCACCAGAAAGAGCCTTCGCCGACTTCCTTTTTGCTAGTACAATCTTACATCTCGTCGTCATCAATTTTGTAGGCTGA